TAGCTGAGCACAGGCTTCCGGTGCAGTTTCATGGTAGCTAAACCTGGGGAGGGACCATGAATTCAAGAAAGGGGTGGGAAAAGGAATCATTGGACTGGTGGCGCAAGGGCAAGGTTTGAGACAGTACAgattgagcacctactgtgtgtagTACTCTGCACTGGATACCTAGGGGAAGAAGGCTGTCCCTGCCTTGGCGGAAGTTATATGCTAACATTAGACAAGTTTTGACGTTACTAATTCCTATCACATCCCTAAGCTGTTCTTGGTGCCCTCAGAACTTGAGGTGTGAGTGGAAACCTGAGCTGTGGCAGGACACCTCAGTGGGGTGCAAAGGGCTGAGCACTGAGCAATTGGGGTTCCAGCCTCAAGGGGTGCTGCTTCAGAGGAAGCTGGTGCTGGGGGACCTGTGTTCTACCTTGCGCCTACCTGAGGTAGGGGGCGGGAGGGCCCCTCCGGGTTGTGACGGTGGGAACTGGTGCGGGGGCGGGGCAGTCGATCCTCTATCTCTTGGTGGCTCATTCCCCACCCCAGGAACCAGGAAATCCTCCAGGAGATGGGCCTAAGGTCGGGGCATGGAGCCAAAAGAGACTTCCTCCTGGGTCCTAGAGGGCACTGGGTTTTCAGGAGAAACGAGGCGTCATGAGTGTGTTCCTGCCCTAAAACGAAGCTGAAAGCGGGGATAGCATGAATAGggtaggagaggggagagggctTCTCACAGAAGAAAGGACGGAATCCTTGAGACCCCGATGTTCTGGTTCAGTCTTAAGCAAGGACAATCAGGGTTGAagttcctcccccccctcccctccctttttgtccccTGTCCCACTCCTTTTCTGGGCTCCTTTGCGGTACAAAAGACTTCCGCCCTCAACCCTACACGTCCAGCCCAATAATACCTTCGGGGATAGAAGCTACTTCCGATCAGTTTTTCGTGACTTCCGCCCTTACTACCATTCCCTTCACCCACAGGGAATGACGTAATTCCTGTGATTTCTAGGTTCTCATTTCCGCCCTTTTTCTCAGCAAAGTCTTCTAAAGCTTATGAAGCCACTTCCGGGTATTTACACAGCCATCCAAGGAATCTCTTCCGGTTAGCTCCGGAGTGGTGCCCTGGATGTAGCCCGGGCGATAGCGTTCTTTTCCCccgccccctcctcccctcccctcctttcccctccccggAGCCCCAGGTGAGGGTGCGCACGCGGAGTGAGCCCCGAATCCCGCGGGGTTCCATCTACTCCCTGCTCATTTACATAttaagaggaggaaggaggggtgGGGGCTTGTAAGGGATGGACCAGGAGTTGTGGCGGGTTTAGAGTAGGGGTGTATTGGGGGCTGGAGCTCCCTACAATGGGTCTCTGAGTCCCGTACGGGCCCTTGGGGTTGGGAGTAGGGTTGGTAGGGTCCCGGGTGTGTTCGGGTAAGGAGAATCCCGGCAACGCCATCCTTTGCCACTCCTTGTGTAAGGGGGTTCGGGAATAGAGAATATCCATCCTCTCGTAGAGGGTGCGGGCCCCAGATGCTGAATGGGGGTGCCCCCTCTCTGAAACTATAGCTGTGGGGCCTTGCTAACAACCCGTGGGCTTCTTACCCCCATCTAAGTAAGACAAACTCCAGCCCCGCCCCCTTCCCCCCTTTAATCTAGGGTCATGGGAGCTTCCAGGAGACTCGGATGCAAGCTCTTACCCgattccctccctttccttgttGACCACAGAGGCTGAAACACCCCAGTCTGAGGACGTAGTATACCTTACCTTTAAGAAGTGGGAAAGTGAGTTCTGAACCCCCAACCCTCATAAGTACATCTCGCTGTGCTAGGGCTTCCTAACCCTGGGGCTCCTTTTTGCTCAGCTCCTGGGAAGGACTTGATCCTGGCCTGCAAGTCCCACCATGCCCAAGCGAAGAGTGACCTTCCAGGATGTGGGAGTCGAAGAGGATGGAGAGGATCTCCCCAAAAAGAAGGTGAGGGAGTCAAGATGCCTGAGTTTCGAGGATGTGGCATGGAGAGGATCTCTTCCCTCAAAGAAGGGGAAGAGTCTGAATGCTTGAGTTCCCAGGTTGAGTGGGGCTGTTAGGGACTAAACTAAATGACTTGTAAAATTTGAATCTACTGCATCCAATCATGTTTCTGCCTGTAGTTGGTGGATCCTGTGACAGGAGCAGGGGGCCCTGGGAGCCGGTTCAAAGGCAAACACTCTTTGGACagtgatgaagaagatgatgatgaggaTGGTTCTAGCAAGTATGTCATCCTAGCCTCAGAAGATGTGGAAGGTGAGGCCATGGGGCCTTCTCCCTTATACCCTCCCCAGCCTGAAGCTAGATTCTTGAAAGTGGAATGCAGATTTATGCCAGAGGATAttttcagtaaatgtttattaagtgctgaGCCTAGTATTATGCCAGGGTGTAGTGGGGGAAGGCAGGGGGAAAATATAGTAGCCTCTTATCTTCAGAAAGCTCACAACCCAGTAGTGTAAGATACTGAAGCACCAATAATAATGTTAAATGTGCATTAAAGAGATGCAAAATAGCATTGTGTGAGGTTCAAGGAGGAGAGTCATTACAGACTAGAGTATCATAGAGAAAATGTTGCTTGAGTTGGAATTTAAAGGATGTCTAGGAATTCATCAGGCAAAGAGGAAGTATAGAATGCCTGAGTGAAAGCCCAGAGAACAGCTGATTGGAAACAAGTAATATGTATGGCAGACAAGGTGGCAGGGTAATGCCAGACAGGAGAGCCCTGAATGCTCTGGGCAAAAGAATTTGGACTTTACTCAGTAGTCAGATTTTTTCAGCAGAGGAATAACAGGGCAATATGATTTAGATACTGCTTCCCTTTCTCTTGCACAATTCTGGGTATCTGTTCATCCAGGTCAGGAGGCAGCCACACTCCCAAGTGAGGGTGGTGTTCGTATCACACCCTTCAACCTGCAGGAGGAAATGGAAGAGGGTCACTTTGATTCTGATGGCAACTACTTTCTGCACCGTGATGCTCAGATTCGGGACAGCTGGCTGGACAACATTGACTGGGTTAGggtctccaggcctggagacttGAGTCTTGGGTGGGGAGTGATGtattttatttgtgaaatggAGTTGAGAACCAAGACTGAGGGGTAGGGGTGCCTTGATGGGAGATGAGGCTAGGGTGATCCCTGGATCCTGGTGGAGGGAGAAGGCCAAAAGGTATAAGAAAGAAATCTATCTTCTCTCATCTCAGGTGAAGATTCGGGAGCGCCCTCCAGGCAAGCCCCCTGCCTCAGATTCAGAGGAAGACAGTCCTGGCCAGACACCATTGGGCCCTCAAGCCCTCCTAGAGGGTCTCTTGGAGATGTTGTTGCCAGGGGAAACAGTTGCTGGGGCACTTAGGCGGCTAGGTGCTCGGAAGGGTGGTGAAGGACCCCAGCGACCAAATTCCCCACAGCGATTAGACCGGCTCTCAGGATTGGCTGACCAGATGGTTGCCCGAGGCAACCATGGAGTATACCAGGAGACCAGGGAACGGCTAGCTGTAAGGCTGAAAGCACTAGGGGGCCGCACACCAGGGCTCTCGGACACAGCACCTCGTCCTGTCCTGGACATGTTTGCTGAAGAGGTTGGGGAGGGGGAGCTGGAGACCCCAACCCCAGCCCAAGGAGGAGGTAAGGATTGGAGACCTGGAGCTATAAGGTCCTTTTAGTGACATGGAAACTCAGAAGGATATTGATCCTGAAAGGATCCTAGAAGGAGAATGGGAGCCCATTTGGAGAACTGGGGATCAGGTCAGAGTATGAGGGACAGAGTTGAGTGGGGAAGCTTTGGGGTCTGTGTATGGATAGGGTTTGAGCATATATTGGGAGATGAAATGTGATGGGATAATAAGGGGAGACAAAGACAAGTTATATGTAGGAGAACAGCTGGTGGGGTGGAGTGACCTCAGGTGCAGGGGACAGGGAAACAAAGCTGAGAAAACCTTTTCTGGTTGACTTTCCAGAAGCAGCTGCCATGGGGGATGGCTTGGCTGATGTGATGTGGGAATATAAATGGGAAAACACAAGTGATGCAGAGCTCTATGGGCCCTTCACCAGTGCCCAGATGCAGGTGAGGATTCCGTCTCCAAATCCTACCTACCTCTTCCCTTCCTTGGATTAGATATATTACCCACTCCTCATCTTCCCTCACTCTCTTCTTGCCTTTTCCTTTAGGCTTGGGCAGATGATGGCTATTTCCCAGATGGTGTTTATTGCCGGAAGTTGGATCCCCCGGAAGGCCAGTTCTACAACTCCAAACGTATAGATTTCAGTCTCTATGTCTGAATCccatttttatttggggggggggggggctggggtaGGCAGTGCCAGGGCAAGCACTTTCCAGGTTATGTTTTCAGGAGGAAACCTTGGGCTTAGCCTGGGACTTGTATGGACCTTAGTGGGGGTGAGGGGGGGTGGAATGGTATTGGTCTGGGGAGGGTGGGCATTTCATGTCTCAATAAAAATCTCTAGTTGTGTAAAAGGGGTGTCCAGTGTGggaagtggggaggaggggagggaagtgaATGGGCACAGTTGcacaaaaagcctgaattccctCTCCTACTATGCTTCAAGCTGGTCAGAACAGCGCTCTGTTCCTGAGTCACAATTTCCTGGTCTGTGCTGggttttccctctcctcctcttctctcctctctgcttcccctctcccccagatCAGGCCTCTCATGAGATGGATGAAATGGTCCTTCCTGGAGCTGGCTGTCCAGAAAGATCCCTGTGCTCCTAAGAGTTGTGTCCTGACTTTGCTACTGGCCAGTGTATACCCATGAGCATAATTCGACTTcctcttctctgggcctcagtgttcACATCTGTGGACCTGGATTTGTATCGTGTTGAAGGAGCTTGAGTCAGGatacttgagtttgaatctcaaaCTACCTGGCTATAGACCTGCCCTATTCGAATCTCTTCTTtgagccccagtttccttatcatgaaatggggataatcatacaacctacctcacagggttgttgtggggaatgcactttgtaaaccttaaagtgcttgaGAAATGTGACTTATTGTAACACTTTCAAGATGCTTTGACAAGGGATTCCATGaccacagttttgttttgttttttcattcttcttaccCTCATTTAATGACTCAGATTTGGAAGATTTGGGGCAAGTTGAAGGGAAAAATAGGGGAGATTTACCCTAGAACATTGAATCTGGAAGAGGCCTCTGTGGCCTCAACTAGTCTAATTCCTTCGTTTTATAGCTAGGAAAAAGGGCCCAAAACAttgaaaggacttgcccaaggttactctTACAAGTCCCTGGCAGAGTTTCACTTGATGCTTTTCTAGGTCtctcttgttttccttcttccttgatcAGAAAATGACAGAAGAATGCCAAGACCCTTTCTTTAGGTGCAGGGGCCTCCTGCTTTCTGTAGGTACTCGGGTGCAGACTcctgtctccctcctcctttaACCTCTAACAATGATGAAGCCTCAATTACTTCCTCAGTTAGGGTCAGCTAGGCAACCGGTGGTACTCCGTTCACTGAACATTAATCGAAGTAGTCTGTGCCTTAAAAGGGTTTACATTCTTCTGGGAGATACAACATTTCACAAATAAATATGTCTGCACAGTGTAACTGGGAGAATCTGAAAGAGCCCTGGAGTTGGCATCTGAGCTCAGGTTCTATGAATTGGAGGTGAGGAGCAAAGATGTCCCAGGCATGAATGGGAGAGATGGTATATGTTTGGAACAAATAGGCTAATTAGGTCAGAACAGTGTGGAAGAGGAATTAATGCCAAATAAATATGGAAACGTAGTCTGGGCCAtattgtaaaaggctttaaatgtctAATAGAGGAGTTTTTGCTTTCTCTAATAAAGCATTAGAGACCCACTGGAGCATTTCAGACAGAGAAATTAATAACATGGTCTGAGCCATGTGAGATTAATTTTGTAGCAAGATGAGGGATGAATCGATAAGGAGGGAGACCAATGGGGAAGCTATGGCAGTATCGATCTAAGGGGATgaggggggcaactaggtgatggTGGATGGAATACCcagtctggagataggaggtcttgggttcaaatctggtgttggatacttcctgtgtgatcctgtgcaagtcacttaaccctaatttacctagttcttactgcttttctgccttgtaacccatacttagtattgattctaagacgggtaaggtaattttttaaaaaattgaaaggtgTGAGGGCCTGAATCAGGAGTATGAATCATTGTGGGAAACTGACAATACTGAAGTAGCTGATAGGATGTTGGTGAGGAGAAAGAAGTATATAATGATTTCAAAGTTGATCACCTGGGTTGTGGATACTATTATCACTTCCACTCTGTACTCCtccctcaaaaaacaaacaaaaaaaaaacttgatggGTCCAGTTCCTTTGCCTGAAATCTCTCCATTGGCAATATTTTCCTCTAGGTTAACCATTCTGCAGTTTTAGGATCTCTTTGCAATAGTACTGTTCACCTCGTCTTATACACATGCAAACacgtacatacacacacataaaattgTTTTAAGGGGTCTTTACCTTAGGGCTCCCAGGTTCAGACTTTTTAGTTCAGCACAGTGTtctgatgggggaaaaaaaaaagtagagtagGGATGGATAATAATAGAGTTGAGCACACTGCTAGGTAGATCAAGCCAGGGTGTATGAGGCTGTACCTATCTAACCTTAGCAACCCTGCTTCTCCTTTGGAATCATGCTTTCAGCCATTGGGTTTTTGctattatatctattttgttCATCAATGAACCCCAGTTAAACAAGCCCAGACAGTGTTAGGCAAAGGAGTTACAAAGGTAAAAAAGATGCCAATCCTTGCTCTCaggaaactttctttaaaaaaaaagggggggttattgatatcttttgttttctacATCATAATTGCACACAATATCCTTCCCCTTGTCAGCCATCTCatacaacatttttttaaaagtacgaCATAGG
The window above is part of the Monodelphis domestica isolate mMonDom1 chromosome 7, mMonDom1.pri, whole genome shotgun sequence genome. Proteins encoded here:
- the CD2BP2 gene encoding CD2 antigen cytoplasmic tail-binding protein 2 isoform X4, which translates into the protein MPKRRVTFQDVGVEEDGEDLPKKKLVDPVTGAGGPGSRFKGKHSLDSDEEDDDEDGSSKYVILASEDVEGQEAATLPSEGGVRITPFNLQEEMEEGHFDSDGNYFLHRDAQIRDSWLDNIDWVKIRERPPGKPPASDSEEDSPGQTPLGPQALLEGLLEMLLPGETVAGALRRLGARKGGEGPQRPNSPQRLDRLSGLADQMVARGNHGVYQETRERLAVRLKALGGRTPGLSDTAPRPVLDMFAEEVGEGELETPTPAQGGEAAAMGDGLADVMWEYKWENTSDAELYGPFTSAQMQAWADDGYFPDGVYCRKLDPPEGQFYNSKRAGEGNGNPV
- the CD2BP2 gene encoding CD2 antigen cytoplasmic tail-binding protein 2 isoform X1, encoding MPKRRVTFQDVGVEEDGEDLPKKKLVDPVTGAGGPGSRFKGKHSLDSDEEDDDEDGSSKYVILASEDVEGQEAATLPSEGGVRITPFNLQEEMEEGHFDSDGNYFLHRDAQIRDSWLDNIDWVKIRERPPGKPPASDSEEDSPGQTPLGPQALLEGLLEMLLPGETVAGALRRLGARKGGEGPQRPNSPQRLDRLSGLADQMVARGNHGVYQETRERLAVRLKALGGRTPGLSDTAPRPVLDMFAEEVGEGELETPTPAQGGEAAAMGDGLADVMWEYKWENTSDAELYGPFTSAQMQAWADDGYFPDGVYCRKLDPPEGQFYNSKHLARLLPPGTLEALADSWLREDCPGFDYGAQVAGAAPFQAELWAKSPGVLAGRPFFDAVFSRLDCQVTWFLHEGSHLVPVARVAEVRGPAHRLLLGERVALNALARCSGVASAAAAAVETARAAGWKGHVAGTRKTTPGFRLAEKYGLLVGGAAAHRYDLGGLVMVKDNHITAAGGVEKAVQRAHKAGDFALKLEVECSSLQEALKAAQAGADLVMLDNFSPEILHPTAAALKAKFPGVGVEASGGITLQNLPQFCGPHIDVISLGALTQAASVVDFSLKLLAKCGSQKPSDIDLLEKEKM
- the CD2BP2 gene encoding CD2 antigen cytoplasmic tail-binding protein 2 isoform X3; this encodes MPKRRVTFQDVGVEEDGEDLPKKKLVDPVTGAGGPGSRFKGKHSLDSDEEDDDEDGSSKYVILASEDVEGQEAATLPSEGGVRITPFNLQEEMEEGHFDSDGNYFLHRDAQIRDSWLDNIDWVKIRERPPGKPPASDSEEDSPGQTPLGPQALLEGLLEMLLPGETVAGALRRLGARKGGEGPQRPNSPQRLDRLSGLADQMVARGNHGVYQETRERLAVRLKALGGRTPGLSDTAPRPVLDMFAEEVGEGELETPTPAQGGEAAAMGDGLADVMWEYKWENTSDAELYGPFTSAQMQAWADDGYFPDGVYCRKLDPPEGQFYNSKRLDSQTPLLSGS
- the CD2BP2 gene encoding CD2 antigen cytoplasmic tail-binding protein 2 isoform X2 — protein: MPKRRVTFQDVGVEEDGEDLPKKKLVDPVTGAGGPGSRFKGKHSLDSDEEDDDEDGSSKYVILASEDVEGQEAATLPSEGGVRITPFNLQEEMEEGHFDSDGNYFLHRDAQIRDSWLDNIDWVKIRERPPGKPPASDSEEDSPGQTPLGPQALLEGLLEMLLPGETVAGALRRLGARKGGEGPQRPNSPQRLDRLSGLADQMVARGNHGVYQETRERLAVRLKALGGRTPGLSDTAPRPVLDMFAEEVGEGELETPTPAQGGEAAAMGDGLADVMWEYKWENTSDAELYGPFTSAQMQAWADDGYFPDGVYCRKLDPPEGQFYNSKHPPVPSHGGHPTTLLFSLLWAPVPKPHLLPQAVQRAHKAGDFALKLEVECSSLQEALKAAQAGADLVMLDNFSPEILHPTAAALKAKFPGVGVEASGGITLQNLPQFCGPHIDVISLGALTQAASVVDFSLKLLAKCGSQKPSDIDLLEKEKM